The Solanum lycopersicum chromosome 9, SLM_r2.1 genome window below encodes:
- the LOC101252805 gene encoding dol-P-Glc:Glc(2)Man(9)GlcNAc(2)-PP-Dol alpha-1,2-glucosyltransferase isoform X1 — protein MGKIAVAVIVSSWVVAVSILVNRIVTEPYMDEIFHIPQAQQYCKGNFRSWDPMITTPPGMYIVSLAYVASLFPGIFSMKDDLSFSDTCSSSILRSSNGVLAVFCSMMVYNILTHLRPSLTDRKVTLRTVVLALYPLHWFFTFLYYTDVASLTAVLASYLMSLKKKYFFSSLVGAFAVLIRQTNIIWILFIACTGVLDYILDQPKDSADLIDSSQSQGKDAFPVSSQGVGTHSNLRKRRIHNQAATFSSPIHQKIASSVPSSDFSHEVREIISRLWQFKWEIIALFWPYLIIMAAFITFVFWNGSIVLGAKEAHSVSPHFAQLMYFSLISVLFMTPMHFTIGQAAALARSFWKNNKLVSFFQLCTTLAVGFLSVHFFSIAHPYLVADNRHYTFYLWRKVIKFHWSMKYLLVPLYVYSWISIFNILAKNQRKTWVLVYFLATAATLIPAPLIEFRYYTIPFFFLILHSHVDDDRSWLLMGIMYLAINIFTIYLFLFRPFSWVHETGVQRFIW, from the exons ATGGGTAAAATTGCAGTTGCAGTGATTGTAAGTTCATGGGTAGTAGCTGTATCCATACTCGTCAATCGTATTGTCACTGAACCTTACATG GATGAGATATTCCACATACCTCAAGCACAACAGTATTGCAAAGGCAATTTCAGAAGTTGGGATCCCATGATCACCACTCCTCCGGGGAT GTACATTGTTTCACTTGCCTATGTTGCTTCTTTGTTTCCAGGAATATTCTCTATGAAAGACGATCTTTCGTTTTCAGATACTTGTTCCTCTTCCATCCTACGCTCCAGCAATGGTGTATTGGCTGTATTTTGCAGCATGATGGTTTACAACATACTTACCCACCTCAGACCTTCTCTTACTGACAGAAAAGTAACTCTTCGGACGGTTGTCCTTGCATTGTATCCCCTTCACTGGTTCTTCACTTTCCTTTATTATACAGATGTAGCATCGCTAACTGCTGTACTGGCATCATATCTTATGAGTCTTAAGAAGAAATATTTCTTCAGTTCCCTG GTTGGGGCTTTTGCTGTGCTGATACGACAAACAAATATCATATGGATCCTTTTCATAGCATGCACTGGGGTTTTAGACTATATTCTAGATCAGCCGAAGGATAGTGCCGATTTGATTGATTCTAGTCAATCACAAGGTAAAGATGCTTTCCCAGTCTCGAGTCAAGGTGTTGGAACACACTCTAACTTGAGAAAGCGCAGAATCCACAATCAGGCAGCTACATTTAGCTCTCCTATCCACCAAAAGATTGCTTCTTCAGTGCCTTCCTCAG ATTTCTCTCATGAGGTGCGTGAGATTATCTCAAGACTCTGGCAGTTTAAGTGGGAGATTATTGCATTGTTTTGGCCTTACCTCATAATTATGGCCGCTTTCATCACCTTTGTTTTCTGGAACGGGAGTATAGTGCTTG GTGCAAAAGAGGCTCACTCGGTTTCTCCACATTTTGCACAATTGATGTATTTTAGCTTGATTTCTGTGCTGTTTATGACTCCCATGCACTTCACAATTGGTCAGGCTGCAGCACTGGCCCGATCCTTCTGGAAGAATAATAAGCTGGTCAGTTTCTTTCAGTTGTGCACGACATTAGCTGTTGGGTTCCTTTCAGTGCATTTTTTCAG CATTGCCCACCCTTATCTCGTTGCTGACAATCGACACTATACCTTTTATCTATGGAGAAAAGTAATCAAATTTCATTGGTCAATGAAGTACCTCCTGGTTCCACTCTATGTATATTCATGGATATCCATCTTCAATATCTTGG CTAAAAATCAGAGGAAGACATGGGTACTGGTATATTTCTTGGCTACCGCTGCAACACTGATTCCAGCTCCACTTATAGAGTTCAGATACTATACAATCCCGTTCTTTTTCTTGATCCTCCACTCTCATGTTGATGATGACAGAAGTTGGCTTCTGATGGGAATCATGTATCTTGCCATTAATATTTTCACTATATATCTGTTCTTGTTCCGTCCGTTTTCTTGGGTACACGAGACTGGTGTTCAGAGATTTATATGGTAG
- the LOC101252805 gene encoding dol-P-Glc:Glc(2)Man(9)GlcNAc(2)-PP-Dol alpha-1,2-glucosyltransferase isoform X2, with the protein MKDDLSFSDTCSSSILRSSNGVLAVFCSMMVYNILTHLRPSLTDRKVTLRTVVLALYPLHWFFTFLYYTDVASLTAVLASYLMSLKKKYFFSSLVGAFAVLIRQTNIIWILFIACTGVLDYILDQPKDSADLIDSSQSQGKDAFPVSSQGVGTHSNLRKRRIHNQAATFSSPIHQKIASSVPSSDFSHEVREIISRLWQFKWEIIALFWPYLIIMAAFITFVFWNGSIVLGAKEAHSVSPHFAQLMYFSLISVLFMTPMHFTIGQAAALARSFWKNNKLVSFFQLCTTLAVGFLSVHFFSIAHPYLVADNRHYTFYLWRKVIKFHWSMKYLLVPLYVYSWISIFNILAKNQRKTWVLVYFLATAATLIPAPLIEFRYYTIPFFFLILHSHVDDDRSWLLMGIMYLAINIFTIYLFLFRPFSWVHETGVQRFIW; encoded by the exons ATGAAAGACGATCTTTCGTTTTCAGATACTTGTTCCTCTTCCATCCTACGCTCCAGCAATGGTGTATTGGCTGTATTTTGCAGCATGATGGTTTACAACATACTTACCCACCTCAGACCTTCTCTTACTGACAGAAAAGTAACTCTTCGGACGGTTGTCCTTGCATTGTATCCCCTTCACTGGTTCTTCACTTTCCTTTATTATACAGATGTAGCATCGCTAACTGCTGTACTGGCATCATATCTTATGAGTCTTAAGAAGAAATATTTCTTCAGTTCCCTG GTTGGGGCTTTTGCTGTGCTGATACGACAAACAAATATCATATGGATCCTTTTCATAGCATGCACTGGGGTTTTAGACTATATTCTAGATCAGCCGAAGGATAGTGCCGATTTGATTGATTCTAGTCAATCACAAGGTAAAGATGCTTTCCCAGTCTCGAGTCAAGGTGTTGGAACACACTCTAACTTGAGAAAGCGCAGAATCCACAATCAGGCAGCTACATTTAGCTCTCCTATCCACCAAAAGATTGCTTCTTCAGTGCCTTCCTCAG ATTTCTCTCATGAGGTGCGTGAGATTATCTCAAGACTCTGGCAGTTTAAGTGGGAGATTATTGCATTGTTTTGGCCTTACCTCATAATTATGGCCGCTTTCATCACCTTTGTTTTCTGGAACGGGAGTATAGTGCTTG GTGCAAAAGAGGCTCACTCGGTTTCTCCACATTTTGCACAATTGATGTATTTTAGCTTGATTTCTGTGCTGTTTATGACTCCCATGCACTTCACAATTGGTCAGGCTGCAGCACTGGCCCGATCCTTCTGGAAGAATAATAAGCTGGTCAGTTTCTTTCAGTTGTGCACGACATTAGCTGTTGGGTTCCTTTCAGTGCATTTTTTCAG CATTGCCCACCCTTATCTCGTTGCTGACAATCGACACTATACCTTTTATCTATGGAGAAAAGTAATCAAATTTCATTGGTCAATGAAGTACCTCCTGGTTCCACTCTATGTATATTCATGGATATCCATCTTCAATATCTTGG CTAAAAATCAGAGGAAGACATGGGTACTGGTATATTTCTTGGCTACCGCTGCAACACTGATTCCAGCTCCACTTATAGAGTTCAGATACTATACAATCCCGTTCTTTTTCTTGATCCTCCACTCTCATGTTGATGATGACAGAAGTTGGCTTCTGATGGGAATCATGTATCTTGCCATTAATATTTTCACTATATATCTGTTCTTGTTCCGTCCGTTTTCTTGGGTACACGAGACTGGTGTTCAGAGATTTATATGGTAG